A genomic window from Bubalus bubalis isolate 160015118507 breed Murrah chromosome 11, NDDB_SH_1, whole genome shotgun sequence includes:
- the LOC112577622 gene encoding ARL14 effector protein-like, with protein sequence MTEQSGKTNSTQERPAGQTSEKNCQIGQKQLQQIERQLKCLAFQNPGPQVADFNPETRQQKKKARMSKMNEYFSVNSKVMKKYDKSGRLICNDADLCDCLEKNCLGCFYPCPKCNSNKCGPECRCNRRWVYDAIVTETGEVISAQPFDIPD encoded by the exons actgaacaaTCAGGAAAAACCAATTCCACGCAAGAGAGACCTGCAGGTCAAACTTCTGAGAAAAACTGTCAGATCGGACAGAAGCAACTG cAACAGATAGAGCGGCAGTTAAAATGCTTGGCATTTCAAAATCCTGGACCACAGGTAGCTGACTTTAATCCTGAAACAAGgcagcaaaaaaagaaagcacGAATGTCAAAGATGAACGAGTATTTTTCTGTAAACTCCAA AGTCATGAAGAAGTACGACAAAAGCGGCAGGCTCATCTGCAACGACGCGGACCTGTGCGACTGCCTGGAGAAGAACTGCCTGGGCTGCTTCTACCCCTGCCCCAAGTGCAACTCCAACAAGTGCGGGCCCGAGTGCCGCTGCAACCGCCGCTGGGTCTACGACGCCATCGTCACCGAGACCGGGGAGGTCATCAGTGCGCAGCCGTTTGACATCCCCGACTAG